A window of Cryptomeria japonica chromosome 3, Sugi_1.0, whole genome shotgun sequence contains these coding sequences:
- the LOC131060479 gene encoding BURP domain-containing protein 5: MQEADESVPDADGDERRFRYHYGEDERPDADERRFRYHYGQDERPDADADERQFRYHYGEDERPDTDADERRFRYVYGEDERPGADADERRFRYHYGEDERPDADADERPGADADERRFRYHYGADERPDADADERRFPVRYSAFLLEKDLVRGTRKYLSFSNTQKIPKFLPRSVADEIPFSSDKLSAVLRQLNIAPDSVMGLAMKQNLQDCEAPGVKGETKYCATSLESMIDYITSKLGSNGVTVLATNVPKGKTSKSVKHQYSITGVKYESQGEKPVYVCHSIKYPYAVYYCHQLQGTKIARVWVKGEDGSTAEAPTICHTDTSAWNPKHMAFRVLNVKPGAASVCHFVPENHFVWLGAN; the protein is encoded by the coding sequence ATGCAGGAAGCAGATGAAAGTGTACCTGATGCAGATGGAGATGAAAGACGTTTCCGTTACCATTACGGTGAAGATGAAAGACCTGATGCAGATGAGAGACGTTTTCGTTACCATTACGGTCAAGATGAAAGGCCTGATGCTGATGCAGATGAAAGACAATTTCGTTACCATTACGGTGAAGATGAAAGACCTGATACTGATGCAGATGAAAGACGTTTCCGTTACGTTTACGGTGAAGATGAAAGACCTGGTGCTGATGCAGATGAAAGACGTTTTCGTTACCATTACGGTGAAGATGAAAGACCTGATGCTGATGCAGATGAAAGACCTGGTGCTGACGCAGATGAAAGACGTTTTCGGTACCATTACGGTGCAGATGAAAGACCTGATGCTGATGCAGATGAAAGACGTTTTCCTGTCCGTTACAGCGCATTTCTGCTGGAGAAAGATTTGGTGAGGGGAACCAGAAAGTATCTAAGCTTTTCCAACACTCAGAAGATTCCTAAGTTCCTTCCACGCTCCGTGGCAGATGAAATCCCTTTCTCCTCCGACAAGCTTTCTGCGGTGTTGAGGCAGCTCAACATAGCGCCAGATTCCGTCATGGGTTTGGCTATGAAGCAGAATTTACAAGATTGCGAAGCTCCTGGTGTGAAGGGCGAAACTAAATACTGCGCAACATCGCTGGAGTCCATGATTGACTACATCACGTCGAAGCTGGGAAGCAACGGCGTAACCGTGCTGGCCACGAATGTTCCAAAGGGGAAGACATCAAAATCTGTGAAACACCAATATTCCATCACGGGAGTGAAATACGAGAGCCAAGGGGAGAAGCCAGTGTACGTCTGCCACAGTATAAAATATCCGTACGCGGTGTATTACTGCCACCAATTGCAAGGCACGAAGATCGCAAGAGTTTGGGTGAAGGGCGAAGATGGCAGCACGGCGGAGGCGCCGACCATCTGTCACACGGACACCAGCGCCTGGAATCCCAAACACATGGCATTCCGGGTGTTGAACGTCAAGCCTGGTGCTGCTTCTGTCTGCCATTTTGTTCCCGAAAACCACTTTGTGTGGCTGGGAGCCAACTAA